Below is a genomic region from Pseudomonas svalbardensis.
GAGCAGCAGCGAGACCGTCATGTAAAAGCGCTGTAAGGTCTGGGCGATGCTTCTCGACAGCAGGGTCAGCAGCACGAAATGCCGCGAGCTCGGCGCCGGCCGCAGGTAGACGTCATTCTCAAAACGCAGCAGACCTTGCTCGACGAAGGCTTCGAGCCATTGATCGATCACCGCATCCAGTTCGTCCAGCGACCAGCGAATGAACAATTCCGATTGCAGGTACGGATAGAGCGCGCGGGTGTAGCGCAGGATCTGTTCGCGGCTCATGCGCGAGGCGCTCTGGAAGAAACTCGCCAGCAGCGCCGGCAAGGCGAAGATGTGCAAAACGTTGTTGCGGTAGTAGGTCATCAGGACGGCATTCTGCTCGTCCAGATACAGAATCTTGCCCAGGGCATCGCTCTGCTCGGACAGGAGATCCATGTCCTTCACATGCTCTATCAGCGTGCGGCCGTCACCTTCCGGCAGCGTGGTGTGCGGCGAATACGGGACCTTGCGCAACAGCGCCAGATACAGATCAAGCACCCGCGCCATGGCGCGATCATCCAGCGCGAGACGGCTGGTGGACAGCAGCGCCAGGGCCACGAGATTGACCGGGTTGATCGCCGCCGCTTCGTTCAGATGCTGCGCGACTTTCTCGCCGAGGCGGTTGGTGGTTTCGTTGAGCCAGGCCGGTTTGAATTGCGGGCCGAGTTCCTGTTTACGCCAGTCAGGCTGTTCGCTGTCGAGGAATTCCGCCAGTTTGATCGGTTCGCCAAAGTTCACCGCCACTTGGCCGAAGCGCTGCTTGAGGGCGCCGATGACTTTGAAGATGTCGAAGATCGATTCTTTCTTCTTGCTCGCGCCACGCAGTTCCCCGAGGTAGGTCCGGCCTTCCAGCACGCGCTCGTAGCCGATGTAGACCGGGATGAAGACGATCGGCATCCGCGACGAGCGCAGGAAGCTGCGCAAGGTAATCGCCAGCATGCCGGTTTTCGGTTGCAGCATGCGCCCGGTGCGCGAACGGCCACCCTCGACGAAGTACTCCACCGGGAAGCCTTTGGTGAACAGGGTGTGCAGGTATTCGTTGAACACCGAGGTGTAGAGCGGGTTGCCTTTGAAGGTGCGGCGCATGAAGAACGCACCGCCGCGCCGCAGCAGACTGCCGATCACTGGCATGTTGAGGTTGATCCCGGCAGCGATGTGCGGCGGGGTCAGGCCGTTGCGGAACAGCAAGTAGGACAGCAGCAGATAGTCGATGTGGCTGCGATGGCACGGCACGTAGATCACTTCGTGACCCTGAGCGACCTTCTGCACGCCTTCGATGTGGTTGACCTTGATCCCGTCGTAAATCTTGTTCCAGAACCAGCTCAGCACCACTTCCAGAAAGCGGATCGCGGTGTAGGTGTAGTCGGAGGCGATCTCGTTGCCATAGCGCAGGGCCTGGGCCTTGGCTTTCTCTGGGGAGATGTTCTCTCGCTCGGCTTCGTCAAGGATCGCTTGCTTGACCAGCGGCTGATTCAGCAGGCCTTTGACCAGATTGCGACGGTGGGAAATGTCCGGACCGATCACCGCCGCTTTCAGGTTGCGGAAGTGCACCCGCAGAATTCGTT
It encodes:
- the plsB gene encoding glycerol-3-phosphate 1-O-acyltransferase PlsB; the protein is MTRSPFRRLVFGTLRRLLYLWVRSETINQSSFTLNLDRSRPVFYVLQNPSLTDLAVVDTECSKAGLPRPVLPVSAGTLEEPAAFFYLTPEPDWLGRQDKRGAPPTLTRLVSALSQNAAEDAQIIPVSVFWGQSPDSESSPWKLLFADSWAVTGRLRRLLSIIVLGRKTRVQFSAPIHLRELIDHNKGHERTVRMAQRILRVHFRNLKAAVIGPDISHRRNLVKGLLNQPLVKQAILDEAERENISPEKAKAQALRYGNEIASDYTYTAIRFLEVVLSWFWNKIYDGIKVNHIEGVQKVAQGHEVIYVPCHRSHIDYLLLSYLLFRNGLTPPHIAAGINLNMPVIGSLLRRGGAFFMRRTFKGNPLYTSVFNEYLHTLFTKGFPVEYFVEGGRSRTGRMLQPKTGMLAITLRSFLRSSRMPIVFIPVYIGYERVLEGRTYLGELRGASKKKESIFDIFKVIGALKQRFGQVAVNFGEPIKLAEFLDSEQPDWRKQELGPQFKPAWLNETTNRLGEKVAQHLNEAAAINPVNLVALALLSTSRLALDDRAMARVLDLYLALLRKVPYSPHTTLPEGDGRTLIEHVKDMDLLSEQSDALGKILYLDEQNAVLMTYYRNNVLHIFALPALLASFFQSASRMSREQILRYTRALYPYLQSELFIRWSLDELDAVIDQWLEAFVEQGLLRFENDVYLRPAPSSRHFVLLTLLSRSIAQTLQRFYMTVSLLLNSGQNSISAEELEDLCTVMAQRLSILHGLNAPEFFDKSLFRHFIQTMLDLDVLKRDEAGKLSYHELLGELAEGAAKRVLPAEIRLSIRQVALHRSEDAADQVAAPTLSD